From Alcaligenes faecalis, the proteins below share one genomic window:
- a CDS encoding accessory factor UbiK family protein — MINRSEWLEDLQKNVSELIAKSPAADIERNVKAFMGQAFNRMDLVTREEFDTYKLMLERALARVAALETRLQALEGRQTPVPQDGDTSAQEGSQG; from the coding sequence ATGATTAATCGTAGCGAGTGGCTGGAAGATTTGCAAAAAAACGTCTCGGAGCTGATCGCCAAAAGTCCGGCTGCCGATATTGAGCGCAATGTAAAAGCCTTTATGGGCCAGGCCTTCAACCGTATGGACCTGGTCACCCGTGAAGAGTTTGATACCTACAAGCTGATGCTGGAACGCGCACTGGCTCGTGTGGCGGCTCTGGAAACACGTTTGCAAGCCCTGGAAGGGCGTCAAACTCCTGTTCCTCAAGATGGCGATACTTCTGCTCAAGAGGGCAGCCAAGGCTGA